The following coding sequences are from one Achromobacter sp. B7 window:
- the aroQ gene encoding type II 3-dehydroquinate dehydratase, whose protein sequence is MAQNILVLHGPNLNLLGTREPHIYGSLTLPQINERLELLAGELGAKLAAWQGNHEGALVDRIQAARQDGTDFIIINAAAYTHTSVAIRDALAGVAIPFIEVHLSNLYKREPFRHHSYLSDLAVGLISGLGADGYEAALRYAVRH, encoded by the coding sequence ATGGCGCAAAACATACTGGTATTGCATGGCCCGAATCTAAACCTGCTTGGCACCCGGGAACCTCATATCTACGGCAGTTTGACGCTGCCTCAGATCAATGAGCGCCTGGAGCTGCTTGCAGGGGAATTGGGCGCCAAGCTGGCTGCTTGGCAAGGCAATCACGAAGGCGCGCTGGTTGACCGCATTCAAGCGGCCCGGCAAGACGGCACAGACTTCATCATCATCAACGCGGCGGCTTATACGCACACCAGCGTCGCTATCCGCGATGCGCTGGCTGGGGTCGCGATCCCATTTATTGAAGTACATTTGTCCAATCTGTATAAGCGAGAGCCCTTCAGGCATCACTCTTATCTGTCCGACTTGGCGGTAGGCCTTATCTCTGGCCTGGGCGCGGACGGCTACGAGGCGGCTCTGCGTTACGCAGTGCGGCACTGA
- the accB gene encoding acetyl-CoA carboxylase biotin carboxyl carrier protein, with amino-acid sequence MDLRKLKTLIDLVAESGIAELEITEGEGKVRIVKFSQTLQPVAYHQPEAGAQAAPVAQAAAPAAPAAEAAPVIQGHVVKAPMVGTFYRSPNPGAAPFIDVGATVKEGDPLCIIEAMKLLNEIEADKSGVIKEILVENGEPVEYGQPLFVIG; translated from the coding sequence ATGGACCTTCGAAAACTCAAAACCCTGATCGACCTGGTGGCTGAATCGGGTATCGCCGAGCTGGAAATCACCGAAGGCGAAGGCAAGGTACGCATCGTCAAGTTCTCGCAAACCTTGCAGCCGGTGGCTTACCACCAGCCCGAAGCCGGCGCGCAAGCCGCGCCCGTCGCACAAGCCGCCGCGCCCGCCGCGCCGGCCGCCGAAGCCGCCCCGGTCATCCAGGGCCACGTCGTCAAGGCGCCGATGGTCGGCACGTTCTACCGTTCGCCGAACCCGGGCGCCGCCCCGTTCATCGACGTGGGCGCCACCGTCAAGGAAGGCGATCCGCTGTGCATCATTGAAGCCATGAAGCTGCTCAATGAAATCGAAGCCGACAAGTCCGGCGTCATCAAAGAAATCCTGGTCGAAAACGGTGAGCCCGTCGAGTACGGTCAACCCCTGTTCGTCATTGGCTGA
- the accC gene encoding acetyl-CoA carboxylase biotin carboxylase subunit, giving the protein MFEKILIANRGEIALRIQRACRELGIKTVVVHSEADREAKYVRLADESVCIGPAPSRDSYLNMPAIISAAEVTDSEAIHPGYGFLSENADFADRVEKSGFVFIGPRPDTIRLMGDKVSAKRAMIEAGVPVVPGSEGALPEDPQEIIRIAREVGYPVIIKAAGGGGGRGMRVVYTEAALLNAVTMTRSEAGAAFNNPEVYMEKFLENPRHVEIQVLADGGRNAVWLGERDCSMQRRHQKVIEEAPAPGIARRAIERIGDRCADACRKMGYRGAGTFEFLFENGEFYFIEMNTRIQVEHPVTELITGIDLVQQQILIAAGEKFTLRQRDIAFKGHAIECRINAEDPFRFVPSPGRITNWHTPGGPGVRIDSHAYNSYFVPPNYDSMIAKVITYGDTRDQALARMRIALSEMVVEGISTNIPLHRELLQDARFIEGGTSIHYLENKLAQRP; this is encoded by the coding sequence ATGTTCGAAAAAATCCTGATCGCCAATCGGGGCGAAATCGCCCTGCGCATTCAGCGCGCTTGCCGTGAGCTGGGCATCAAAACCGTGGTCGTGCACTCCGAGGCTGACCGCGAGGCCAAGTACGTGCGCCTGGCCGATGAATCCGTGTGCATCGGGCCCGCGCCGTCGCGTGACAGCTACCTGAACATGCCGGCCATCATTTCGGCCGCCGAAGTGACGGATTCCGAGGCAATCCACCCGGGTTACGGGTTCTTGTCCGAAAATGCCGACTTCGCCGATCGCGTCGAAAAGAGCGGCTTCGTCTTCATCGGCCCGCGTCCCGACACCATTCGCCTGATGGGCGACAAGGTCAGCGCCAAGCGCGCCATGATCGAAGCGGGTGTGCCGGTGGTGCCCGGTTCTGAAGGCGCGTTGCCCGAAGATCCGCAGGAAATCATCCGCATTGCGCGCGAAGTGGGCTACCCGGTCATCATCAAGGCAGCAGGCGGCGGCGGTGGCCGTGGCATGCGCGTGGTGTACACCGAGGCCGCGCTGTTGAACGCCGTCACCATGACGCGTTCGGAAGCGGGCGCCGCGTTCAACAACCCGGAAGTCTATATGGAGAAGTTCCTTGAGAACCCTCGCCATGTGGAAATCCAGGTGCTGGCCGATGGTGGCCGCAACGCCGTCTGGCTGGGTGAGCGCGACTGCTCCATGCAGCGCCGCCACCAGAAGGTCATCGAAGAAGCGCCGGCTCCCGGCATCGCCCGTCGCGCCATCGAGCGCATCGGCGACCGCTGCGCCGACGCTTGCCGCAAGATGGGCTATCGCGGCGCGGGCACGTTCGAGTTCCTGTTTGAAAACGGCGAGTTCTATTTCATTGAAATGAACACCCGCATCCAGGTCGAACACCCGGTCACCGAACTGATCACCGGCATCGACCTGGTGCAGCAGCAGATCCTGATCGCCGCTGGCGAGAAGTTCACGCTGCGCCAACGCGACATCGCCTTCAAGGGCCATGCCATCGAATGCCGCATCAACGCCGAAGATCCGTTCCGTTTCGTGCCCAGCCCCGGCCGCATCACCAACTGGCACACGCCGGGCGGCCCTGGCGTTCGGATTGATTCGCACGCCTACAACAGCTACTTCGTGCCGCCCAACTACGATTCGATGATCGCCAAGGTCATCACGTATGGCGATACGCGTGACCAGGCATTGGCGCGCATGCGCATCGCGCTGTCGGAAATGGTGGTGGAAGGCATTTCGACCAACATCCCGCTGCATCGTGAATTGCTGCAAGATGCCCGCTTCATCGAAGGCGGCACCAGCATCCACTATCTGGAAAACAAGTTGGCTCAGCGTCCCTGA
- the prmA gene encoding 50S ribosomal protein L11 methyltransferase, which translates to MRELVLHCLEAQAEALSDALLEAGVLSVSVEDADFGTDDERPLFGEPGTEPDVQAWDRNRVVALLPDGADPTQIMEEAASAGELDPTLFAGWTLRDVPDADWVRLTQSQFGPIHIAERLWIVPSWHRDNPDVPGLDPATAEEGAIHIELDPGLAFGTGSHPTTHLCLAWLEAELPAGATVLDYGCGSGILAIAARKLGAGPTLAVDIDAQAVQSTAYNAEVNHVALQAMLPDALADGTFQVVVANILSNPLKVLAPMLAGRVAEGGHLVLSGVLERQAEEVAAAYAPWMAMSVWRARDGWVCLHGQKA; encoded by the coding sequence ATGCGTGAACTCGTGCTCCATTGCCTGGAGGCTCAGGCCGAAGCCCTGTCGGACGCGTTGCTCGAAGCGGGCGTGCTGTCGGTGTCCGTGGAAGACGCCGATTTCGGCACCGATGACGAACGCCCCTTGTTTGGCGAACCGGGCACCGAGCCCGACGTGCAGGCCTGGGACCGCAACCGCGTCGTGGCCTTGCTGCCCGATGGCGCCGATCCCACGCAGATCATGGAAGAAGCCGCGTCGGCCGGTGAGCTGGACCCGACGCTGTTTGCCGGCTGGACGCTGCGCGACGTGCCGGACGCCGACTGGGTGCGCCTGACGCAATCGCAGTTTGGCCCCATCCACATTGCCGAACGCCTGTGGATCGTGCCCAGCTGGCACCGCGACAATCCCGATGTGCCCGGGCTGGACCCGGCCACCGCTGAAGAGGGCGCCATCCATATCGAGCTGGACCCGGGCTTGGCGTTCGGCACGGGCAGCCATCCCACCACGCACCTGTGCCTGGCCTGGCTGGAAGCCGAATTGCCCGCCGGCGCGACCGTGCTGGACTACGGCTGCGGCTCGGGGATTCTGGCCATTGCCGCGCGCAAGCTAGGCGCAGGCCCGACCTTGGCCGTGGACATCGACGCGCAGGCCGTGCAAAGCACGGCCTACAACGCCGAGGTCAACCACGTAGCACTGCAAGCCATGCTGCCCGACGCGCTGGCCGACGGCACCTTCCAGGTGGTCGTGGCCAACATCCTGTCCAATCCGCTGAAAGTGCTGGCGCCGATGTTGGCCGGCCGCGTGGCAGAGGGCGGGCATCTGGTGCTGTCCGGCGTGCTGGAACGCCAGGCCGAGGAAGTGGCTGCCGCCTACGCGCCCTGGATGGCGATGTCGGTCTGGCGCGCCCGCGACGGCTGGGTTTGCCTGCACGGCCAGAAGGCCTGA